The Enterobacter mori genomic interval CCGCCGCCAGCGCCACGCCTGCCAGCGTTAAGCGTACCGGGCTCAGCTGGCCGCCGCCCTGGCTGCCGGTAAAGGCCACTACCAGCGAGGCGGCCAGCGCGCCGCAGAAGGCCATCACCAGCTGTTCAGAGGGCGACGTCAATCCAAACAGCGCCGCGCCGAGCACAATGGCAAAACTCGCACCGGAGTTGACGCCGAGAATGCCGGGGTCCGCCAGCGGGTTGCGGGTAAGGGTTTGCATCAGCGCACCGGCAAGGCCGAGCGCGCCTCCGGCCAGCAGTCCGGCAAGGGTGCGGGGCAGGCGGGCGTCAAGCACGATGACGCAGTCAGCGCTCTGGCAGGTGCCGGAGAGCGCATCGACGATAACGGATGCGGGCAGCGGTTTCGCGCCGACCAGCAGGCTGAGTGCAATCGCAATGCTCAGGAGCAGCAGTAAAACGGGCACGGCAACGGCGCGCACCGCAGAAGAGGAAAACGACATAGCAACGTCCATGATTTGATAATGATAGTGATTATCGTTATCTATCTTATTTGGCTATGTTAGCATGTGCGCCCATGGAATGGGTAGAATTACACTCAAGGCTTTGTCATGAATCAAAAATCCTGGCTGCTCAACCTCAGCCTGCTCAAAACGCACCCGGCGTATCGCGCCGTTTTTATCGCTCGCTTTATCTCCATTTTGTCCCTCGGCCTGCTCGGCGTGGCCGTGCCGGTACAAATCCAGAGCATGACGCACTCCAGCTGGCTGGTGGGGTTATCCGTCACCTTAACCGGCGGGGCGATGTTTATTGGCCTGATGGTCGGCGGCGTGCTGGCTGACCGCTACGAGCGTAAGAAGCTGATCCTGCTGGCGCGCGGCACCTGCGGCGTGGGCTTTATTGGGCTGTGTCTGAACGCCATGCTGCCGGAACCATCGCTCATCGCCATTTATGCGCTGGGGCTGTGGGACGGCTTTTTTGCTTCGTTAGGCGTGACGGCGCTGCTGGCGGCAACGCCCGCGCTGGTGGGGCGTGAAAACCTGATGCAGGCGGGGGCGATCACCATGCTCACCGTGCGCCTGGGCTCGGTGATTTCGCCGATGGTGGGCGGCCTGCTGCTGGCGACAGGCAACGTGGCGTGGAACTACGGGCTGGCGGCGGCGGGAACCTTCATCACCACGCTGACCCTGTTGCGCCTGCCGCTGCTGCCACCTCCGCCGCAGCCGCGCGAGCATCCGCTGAAATCGCTGATGGCCGCGATTCGTTTTCTGTTCAGCAACCCGCTAATTGGCGGCATTGCGCTGCTCGGCGGCCTGTTGACCATGGCGAGCGCCGTGCGCGTGCTTTACCCGGCGCTGGCAGGGGAATGGCAGATGAGCGCCTCGGAAATTGGCGTGCTGTACGCCGCTATTCCGCTCGGCGCGGCGTGTGGGGCGCTGACAAGCGGCAACCTGGCGCAGAGCGCGAGACCGGGGCTGATCATGCTGGTGGCGACGCTGGCCTCGTTTATCGCCATTGGTTTCTTCAGCCTGATGCCGGTGTGGGCGCTCGGAGTGATGTGTCTGGTGCTCTTCGGCTGGCTGAGCGCCATCAGTTCGCTGTTGCAGTACACCCTGATCCAGACCCAGACGCCGGAAGGGATGCTCGGGCGCATTAACGGCCTGTGGACGGCGCAGAACGTCACGGGGGATGCGATTGGCGCGGCGATCCTCGGCGGGCTGGGGGTGATAATGACTCCGGTGGCGTCGGCGAGCAGCAGCGGGTTTGCGTTAGCGATGATTGGCGTGATTTTGTTAGTGGCGTTGGTGGAATTGCGGCGGTTCAGGCAGGAGAGTGCTCCGGTGTGATTTGCCGGGTGGCGGCTTCGCCTTACCCGGCCTACATTTTGCACCCGTAGGCCCGGTAAGCGAAGCGCCACCGGGCGCAGGCATTACCCAAAAATTGCCTCTAAACGCTGCAATACCAGCATCGCGCTGTAATAGTCCAGGCGGAACGTCTCGGTTCCCAATGCCCAGACGCGCTTGTTCTGTACCGCAGGCAGGTGTGCCAGAAGCGGGTTGGCGTAGATGGCATCCACGTCTTTCTGGTCGCCCGCAAACACAAACAGCCCTTCGCCGTTCAGTCCCGTCGCCAGGTTTTCACCCCCTAACTGGATAATGTCGTGGCGTTTGCCCTGACTTTTTGAGGTGTGCAACCCGGCAGGCACATCCGCCAGCGTAAAGCCCAACTGATGCAGCAGCTTGCCCTGTGCCGATTCCGCAGTCCACAGGTTGGCGCTGTGCGCGGCGGCGGTGTAGACGATGGCGTTCACCGGCTGCGGCGGCAGCGTCATCTGCTGTTTCACCTGGGCGAGCTGTTTATCAAATGCGGCAATACGTTCTGAGGCCTGTTTCTCCTGCCCGGTGATCGTACCCAGCTGCGTCAGCAGCGTCTGCCAGCTCTTGTCGTCGTAGTTGATGATAAGCGTCGGGGCGATGGCGGAGAGCTGATCGTACAGCGCCAGCGCGGAATCCCCGCCGGTGGCGCTGATCAAAATCAGATCCGGCATCTGGGCGGCAACCGCTTCGGCGCTCGGCTCGCCAATGTACAGCCGCGCAACCTTGCGCTGTTTCGCGATATCACCCCACTGGCGCAGGAAACCCTGCCCATCCGCCACGCGGTTGTTCGGCGTGGTGGCGCCGCTGGCGACGACCGGTGCGTCAATCGCCAGCAGGGAGCCGGTTAAGGTCACGCTGGTGGAGACAATACGCATCGGCTTGCTATTAAGCGTGTGAACGCCGCGGCTGTCAGTTACCTGACGCGGCCAGTCGGCGGCGATGACTGAGGTTAGTCCTAAAACAAAAAGTCCTGTTAAAAGAAGGGTGTTACGTAAAAAGGCAGGGATTTTCACAGAGCGTCATCCTGTTTTTGTTGAAGTTAATGCTTCTCATTTTCATGATTGCCGGGAAGGGATGCAAGCGTTAGTCGCACAAGTTGTTTGCTCTGCGGTTGACAGCGGGGCGATGTGGGATTAGGTTAGCCGACGAAAATATAAATGATAATCATTATTGCTTCTTTTATCATTTTAAGGAGGATGATATGGATACGTCCCTGGCTGAGGAAGTTCAGCACACCGCGACTACGCTGCAATCAGACAGCTTTTTCTTTATGTCGCCTTACCGCAGCTTTACCACGTCCGGCTGCTTTGCCCGTTTTTCTGAACCCGCCGTTGGCGGCGACGATCCGGCAGGCCGCTTCCAGCAGAAATTAGCCCAGGCTTTTCAAAACGCGAAGGCCAGCGGCATCGCCCATCCGGTCATGGTAGGGGCAATCCCGTTCGATACCCGCAAGCCGTCGTCGCTGTTTATTCCTGAACGCTGGCAGACGTTTTCTCGCCCGGCGCGCCAGCAGTCTTCACGCTATTTCTCCGCTGCGCAGTCACTGAATATCGAAAAACGTACCGAGATCCCCCCGCAGCCTGTGTTTGAAGAGATGGTCGCCCGCGCCGCGGCGCTGACCGCCACGCCGCAGGTGAACAAGGTCGTGCTCTCGCGCCTGATTGATATCGCGACCGATAACAACATTGATAGCGGTGCGCTGATGGAGCGTCTTATCGCCCAGAACCCGGCGAGCTTTAACTTCCACGTGCCGCTGGAAGACGGCGGCGTGCTGCTGGGGGCAAGCCCCGAACTGCTGCTGCGTAAAGAGGGCGCACACTTTAGCTCGCTGCCGCTGGCAGGCTCGGCGCGTCGTCAGCCAGACGACGTATTAGATCGCGAAGCGGGCAATAAGCTGCTGGCCTCCGAAAAAGACCGCCACGAGCACGATCTGGTGACCCAGGCGATGAAGGCCATTCTGGCACCGCGCAGCCATCATCTCAGCATGCCGGATTCTCCTCAGCTGATTACCACGCCGACGCTGTGGCATCTGGCAACGCCGGTAGAAGGCGAGGCGCGTGAAAATGAAAATGCCCTGACGCTGGCCTGTCTGCTGCACCCGACGCCTGCACTGAGCGGTTTCCCGCACCAGGCGGCGAAAGAACTGATCGCCGAGCTGGAGCCGTTCGACCGCGAGCTGTTCGGCGGCATCGTCGGCTGGTGCGACAGCGAAGGCAACGGCGAGTGGGTAGTAACCATCCGCTGCGCGCGTCTTCGCGAAAATAGCGTTCGCCTGTTTGCCGGTGCGGGCATTGTTCCCGCCTCCTCGCCGGTGGGCGAGTGGCGCGAAACCGGCGTGAAGCTCTCCACCATGCTCAACGTGTTTGGTTTGCACTAAGGAATATACATGACCATCCCTTTTACCCGCTGGCCTGAGGAATTTGCCCGCCGCTACCGCGAAAAAGGCTACTGGCAGGATCTGCCGCTGACCCACATCCTGACGGACCATGCGGACAGCGATGCCGTGGCGATTATTGACGGCGATCGTCGCATCACCTACCGCGCGTTTAATCAGGCGGTGAACAACCTGGCGTCCGCCCTTCAGGCACAGGGGCTGCATCGCGGCGAGACGGCGCTGGTGCAGCTTGGCAACGTGGCCGAGTTCTACATCACCTTCTTCGCGCTGCTGCAAATCGGCGTCGCGCCGGTCAACGCGCTCTTTAGCCATCAGCGAAGCGAGCTGAACGCCTACGCGGAGCAGATCAAACCCACCGTACTGATTGCCGATCGCGACCACGCGCTGTTTGCTGGCGATGATTTTCTGAATGCCTTTGTGGATGCACACCGCTCGGTTCGCGTCGTGCTGCTGCGCGGCGATCGGGGTGAACACGCGCTGGAAGCGGCGATGGCCCGCCCGGCGGACAATTTCATCCCGAACCCGACGCCCGCCGACGAAGTGGCGTTCTTCCAGCTCTCCGGCGGCAGCACCGGCACGCCGAAGCTGATCCCGCGCACGCACAACGACTACGACTACAGCATCCGCCGCAGCAACGAGATTTGCGGCATTACCGCCGAAACGCGTTACCTGAATGCCTTGCCTGCAGCGCATAACTACGCCATGAGCTCCCCGGGATCGCTTGGTATCTTCACCGCGGGCGGCTGCGTGGTGCTGGCGAACGACCCGAGCGCCACGCTCTGCTTCCCGCTGATTGAGCAGCATCAGATTAACGTCACCTCACTGGTGCCGCCCGCGGTCAGCCTGTGGTTGCAGGCGATTGCCGACGGCGCGGGGAACGCCCAGCTGAAATCCCTCGAACTGCTCCAGGTGGGGGGCGCGCGCCTGTCCGCCACGCTTGCGGCGCGGATTCCGGCAGAAATTGGCTGCCAGCTTCAGCAGGTGTTCGGCATGGCGGAAGGGCTGGTGAACTACACCGCCCTCGACGACGCGCCGGAGCGCATCATCAATACCCAGGGCCGCCCGATGTGCCCGGATGATGAAGTGTGGGTGGCGGACGAGGACGGCAACCCGCTGCCGCGCGGGGAAGTCGGGCGTCTGATGACGCGCGGGCCGTACACCTTCCGCGGCTACTTCAACAGCCCGGAACACAACGCCAGCGCCTTTGATACCGACGGCTTTTACTGCTCGGGCGATCTGATCGCCATCGACGAGCAGGGCTACATCACCGTGCAGGGGCGCGAGAAGGATCAGATCAACCGCGGTGGGGAGAAGATCGCCGCCGAAGAGATCGAAAACCTGCTGCTGCGCCACGAAGCGGTGATCCACGCCGCGCTGGTGAGCATGGAGGACAGCCTGCTGGGCGAAAAAAGCTGCGCGTACCTGGTGGTGAAACAGCCCCTGCGCGCGGTGGAGATGCGCCGCTTCCTGCGCGAGCAGGGCGTTGCCGAATTCAAGCTGCCGGACCGCGTGGAGAGCGTGGATGCGCTCCCGCTCACGCCGGTCGGCAAAGTCGATAAGAAACAGTTGCGCCTGTGGCTTGCTGAACGCGCCCGGGGCTGAGGAACAGAGTATGGCCATTCCAAAATTAACCGCATACGCGCTGCCAACCGCAGCAGAGCTGCCGACCAGTAAAGTGAACTGGGCGTTTGAACCTGAGCGCGCGGCGCTGCTGATCCACGATATGCAGGAGTACTTCCTGAATTTCTGGGGCGAAAATAGCGCGATGATGCAGCAGGTAGTGGCGAACATCGCTAAACTGCGCGCGTACTGCAAAGAGCACAATATTCCGGTGTACTACACCGCCCAGCCGAAAGAGCAGAGCGACGAAGACCGCGCCCTGCTGAACGACATGTGGGGGCCGGGCCTGACCCGCTCGCCGGAGCAGCAGCGCATTGTCCGTGAACTGACCCCGGACGAAGCGGACACGGTGCTGGTGAAGTGGCGCTACAGCGCGTTTCACCGCTCGCCGCTGGAGCAGATGCTGAAAGAGACGGGCCGAAACCAGCTGCTGATTACCGGCGTGTACGCCCACATCGGCTGCATGACCACCGCCACCGACGCCTTCATGCGCGACATCAAGCCGTTCTTTATTGCCGACGCGCTGGCGGATTTCACCCGCGACGAGCACCTGATGTCGCTGAACTACGTGGCCGGACGCTCGGGCCGCGTGGTGATGACCGACGAGCTGCTGCCGTCCGTTCCGGCAACGAAAGCCGCGCTGCGTGAGCTTGTTCTGCCGCTGCTGGACGAGTCCGACGAGCCGATGGATGACGAAAACCTGATCGACTACGGTCTGGACTCGGTGCGCATGATGGCGCTGGCCGCCCGCTGGCGCAAAGTGCACGGCGATATCGACTTCGTGATGCTGGCAAAAAATCCAACAATCGACGCCTGGTGGGCGCTGCTCTCCCGCGAGGTGAAGTAATGGGTTTTGATTTTACCGGCAAAACCGTCTGGGTGACGGGCGCGGGGAAGGGGATTGGCTACGCGACGGCGCTGGCGTTTGTTGAGGCGGGCGCACAGGTGACCGGCTTCGATCTGGCGTTTCCGCAGGATGATTACCCGTTCGCCACCGAAACCCTGGACGTGGCGAACGCCGCACAGGTGCAGGAGGTGTGCGGGCACGTGCTGACAACGCTTGAGCGGCTGGACGTGCTGGTCAACGCGGCGGGCATTTTGCGCATGGGGGCGACGGACCAGCTCTCGCTGGAGGACTGGCAGCAGACCTTCGCGGTCAACGTCGGCGGCGCGTTCAACCTGTTCCAGCAGACGATGGGCCAGTTCCGCCGTCAGCAGGGCGGGGCGATAGTCACCGTGGCGTCCGACGCGGCGCACACGCCGCGCATCGGGATGAGCGCCTATGGTGCGTCGAAAGCGGCGCTGAAAAGCCTGGCCCTGACCGTCGGGCTGGAGCTGGCGGGCAGCGGCGTGCGCTGTAACCTGGTGTCGCCGGGCTCAACGGACACCGACATGCAGCGCACCCTGTGGAAAAGCGACGACGCGGAGCAGCAGCGCATTCGCGGCTTTGGCGAGCAGTTTAAGCTTGGCATTCCGCTGGGCAAAATTGCCCGTCCGCAGGAGATAGCTGCGACCGTGCTGTTCCTTGCCTCCGATGCCGCCAGCCATATTACCCTGCAGGATATCGTGGTGGACGGCGGCTCCACCCTGGGGGCGTAATGATCTGGAAACGTCATTTATCCCTCGATGAGCTGAATGCCACCAGTCTGAACACGATGGTGGCGCATCTTGGCATTATCTATACCCGCCTCGGGGACGATACGCTGGAAGCCGAAATGCCGGTGGATGCGCGCACCCATCAGCCGTTTGGCCTGCTGCACGGCGGCGCGTCGGCGGCACTTGCGGAAACGCTCGGCTCAATGGCCGGTTTTCTGATGACCCGCGACGGACAGAACGTGGTGGGAACAGAGCTGAACGCCACGCACCATCGCGCGGTCTCTCACGGCAAGGTGCGCGGCGTGTGTCAGCCGCTGCATCTGGGGCGTTCCAGCCAGAGCTGGGAGATTGTGGTCTTTGACGAGCAGGGGCGGCGGTGCTGCACCTGCCGGTTGAGTACGATGGTATTGGGTTGAACGGTGCAGAATTGCCGGGTGGTGGCTTCGCCTTACCCGGCCTACACCTCACACGTAGGCCCGGTAAGCGAAGCGCCACCGGGCAATGTTTACAACATCGAAACCACCCGCTTCAACAGCCGAATCCTCGGTTCAATGGATGCTTTATCCAGCCATTCCGCGGGGCTGTGGAACCCGGCGCCAATCGGCCCCAGGCCGTCGAGCGTCGGGATACCCAGCGCGGCGGTGTGGTTGGCATCGCTGCCTCCGCCGACCGCCTGCCAGGTAATGTCGATACCCTCCGCTTTTCCTGCGGCTTCAACCTGCTGCATCAGGGCCTGCGTCGCAACGCTGGCTGCCATCGCCGGTTTGTGATTCACCCGCGTCAGGGTCGTGGTCACGCCGTCTGAAAAGCCTTTTTCGCATAATGCCTCGAGCGCCTGATTCACCCGGTCGTACTCGTCGTTTTCCCAAAAGCGCACGTCGAGTTCGGCTACGGCGTTATCCGCCACCACGTTGGCCGCGCTGCCGCCGTGAATCACCCCGACGTTGAGCGTGGTGCCGCGATCCCAGTCGGTTAGCGCATTAATGGCGATGACGCTGTTCGCCAGGGCGGTAATTGCCGAGCGGCCTTTCTCCGGATCGTTGCCCGCGTGTGCCGCTACGCCGCTGAAGGTCAGGTGATAGCCCGCCATCCCTTTACGCGCTTTCACCAGCGAACCGTCCGCGCGGGCGGCTTCGCACACCAGCACGCAACGGGAACGCTTAGCCAGCTCGCCAATCCATTCGTGGGAATACACCGAGCCGGTCTCTTCGTCCGGGTTCATCGCCACAGCAATCGCGAGACGATCTTTGTCCGCGGCGTCGAGCCCGCGCATCGCCCACAAAATATTCAGAAGTCCGCTCTTCATATCCGAGACGCCGGGGCCGTACAGACGGGTACCGTCCTCGCTCATCGGGCGCTCGGCGACGGTGCCCGGGGCAAACACGGTATCCAGGTGCCCGACCAGCAGCACGTCAAACTGCTCCGCCTGCGGCTTGTTGCTGACGAACACACCGGGGCCTACTTTATCACCCAGATTAACCTGCTCGGTGTGCCAGCCTTCGCGCTGCCAGAGCTGCTGCATGATGCCTGCCACGGCGGCAACGCCCGCAATGGTCTGGGTGCCGCAGTCCACGTTCACCAGGGTTTTCAGCTCTTCAATATAGTGGTCAAGATTCATGTTCACGTCCTGTTCAGAGAATAATGCGCATCAGCAGCATGGCTAAAAACGCGTTGACTACCGAGATGGCGATCATCAGCGGGATACGTTTGGCGCGGGTGCCGATCACGCCCAGAATGCGGCCCAGATACTGCACCTGCGAGCCCATCAGGTAGATAGCGGGCGCCAGGATCGCCAGGTGCTCGCCGGTGATAATGCCTTTATCAAACAGGCCGATGGCGACGCCGATCCCGCCGCCCATCGACATCCAGCCGCCAATCAGCACCGCGGCGGCTTCACCCGGCAGGCCGAACAGGCCCATCAATGGGGCGAAAATCATACCCAGCCCTTTCAGGGCGCCGGTAATTTCCAGCGCCTTGATGATGATAAATGCCATTACCACGTTGGGCAGGGTGCTGCTGGTAGCGATGCTCCAGCCTTTGCGCGCGCCCTCGACGAAGACATCGGTAATCACGGGGTTAGACTGTGGGGCACTCATGCGGCGTCTCCTTTACGGGTGAAGGACAGAATCAATCGCAGCAGATTTGCGCCCACGATTTTCATGATGAACATGACGGCGATACAGGCTCCGATGGACGTAGGTACCGCCGCCGTGCCGTCAACGGCGACCAGCGTGAAGAGGATCGCCCCGGAAGAGAAAAAGTTGGTGATCATCGCCCCAGCGGAGAACTGGAACATGGCAAAAACGTCTTTCTCTTTTTCGCTGATTTGCCCTTCATCAGACAGGTTGCGGGTCAGCGACGCGCCCACGTCGGTGCTTTGCAGGCTGCCAATCAGCGCCAGCCCGGTGGTGCCGGGAATGCCCAGCAGCGGGCGAAGCAGAGGGGTTAAGAGTTTGCGGGCGGCACGCAGCGCGCCATAGTGCTCCAGCACGTTGATCATCCCCAGCGCGAACATCACCGCGGGAATTAAACCGAGCGCGAAGAGAAACCCGTCCATCGCGCCGCTGCCGCCGGTGCCGCGAAAGGCGCTGCTGGCCGTGGTTAACGTACCGTCATCCAGACTGGCTTTGCTGACGACTTTGCCAAATGCGCCGTTTAGGGTGGTGAAATCAAAGACGCCGTACCACTCTTTTCCGCCTAACAGGCCGGAGAAGAAAACGGCTGCAAACGCCAGGGCGAAGTACGCGCCCGGCCCGACCTTATAATCCTGAGGTACAGAACTGTTCATATCCTTTTCCTTGTATGTACGCGATTGCGCAGGAACATTCTGGCGAGGTTATGACCAAAAAAAATGATACAAATCATTCCGTAAGGCGGTGCATGGATGAAAAAGGCAAAAGTGTGACCGAGGACGTCACGAAAGTGATCGGCTTAACAATGTGGTGTAAATGTCTGGTTTGACCACGCATTATTGCGTTTCAAAGTTGTTAAATTTTTCCGGTTGTTCTAGAAACAAAATGTAACATCTCACTGTTTCACAACAACGGATAACCACTATGAACAACTCAGGGAAATACCTTACATGGGCAGGGCTCTCCGTTGTGGGAGCCTTTGCCCTGGGCTATATCGCCCTCAACCGGGGGGAGCAGATCAATGCGCTCTGGATCGTTGTCGCCTCCGTCTGCATTTATCTGATCGCGTACCGTTTTTATGGCCGCTATATCGCGAAGAACGTTTTAGGCGTTGATGCAACGCGCATGACGCCTGCCGTGCGCCACAACGACGGGCTGGACTACGTGCCGACCGATAAAAAAGTGCTGTTCGGTCACCACTTTGCGGCGATTGCCGGAGCGGGCCCGCTGGTGGGGCCGGTGCTGGCGGCGCAGATGGGCTACCTGCCAGGGATGATCTGGATCCTCGCGGGCGTAGTGCTGGCGGGCGCGGTGCAGGACTTTATGGTGCTGTTCGTCTCCACCCGTCGCGACGGTCGTTCGCTGGGTGAGCTGGTGAAAGAGGAGATGGGGGCAACCGCCGGGGTGATCGCACTGGTGGCGACCTTTATGATCATGGTGATCATCCTCGCGGTGCTGGCGATGATCGTGGTGAAAGCGCTGACCCACAGCCCGTGGGGAACCTATACCGTTGCCTTCACCATTCCGCTGGCGCTGTTTATGGGGATCTACATTCGCTATCTGCGCCCGGGGCGCATTGGTGAAGTGTCGGTGATTGGTCTGGTGTTCCTGGTGTTCGCCATTATCTCCGGCGGCTGGGTGGCGGAAAGCCCAACCTGGGCACCGTTCTTCGACTTCACCGGCGTACAGCTGACCTGGATGCTGGTGGGATACGGCTTTGTAGCGGCGGTGCTGCCGGTATGGCTGCTGCTCGCTCCGCGTGATTACCTTTCCACCTTCCTGAAAATCGGCACCATCGTCGGGCTGGCAATCGGCATTCTGATTATGCGCCCGACCCTGACCATGCCCGCGCTGACCAAATTCATCGACGGCACCGGCCCGGTCTGGACCGGTAACCTGTTCCCGTTCCTGTTTATCACCATCGCCTGCGGTGCGGTGTCCGGCTTCCACGCGCTGATAGCCTCCGGGACGACGCCGAAGATGCTGGCGAATGAAAATCAGGCCTGCCTGATTGGCTACGGCGGCATGCTGATGGAGTCCTTCGTCGCTATCATGGCGCTGGTCTCGGCCTGCATTATCGACCCGGGCGTGTATTTCGCGATGAACAGCCCGATGGCGGTCCTGGCACCTGCCGGCACCGTTGACGTGGTCGCCTCTGCCGCGCAGGTGGTCAGCGGCTGGGGCTTTGCCATTACCCCTGAAACGCTAACGCACATTGCTAATGAGGTAGGCGAGCAGTCGATTATTTCCCGTGCGGGCGGCGCGCCGACGCTGGCGGTCGGCATGGCGTATATTCTCCACGGTGCGCTGGGCGGGCTGATGGATGTCTCGTTCTGGTATCACTTCGCCATCCTGTTTGAAGCGCTGTTTATCCTGACGGCGGTAGATGCCGGTACGCGTGCGGCGCGCTTTATGC includes:
- the cstA gene encoding pyruvate/proton symporter CstA, with amino-acid sequence MNNSGKYLTWAGLSVVGAFALGYIALNRGEQINALWIVVASVCIYLIAYRFYGRYIAKNVLGVDATRMTPAVRHNDGLDYVPTDKKVLFGHHFAAIAGAGPLVGPVLAAQMGYLPGMIWILAGVVLAGAVQDFMVLFVSTRRDGRSLGELVKEEMGATAGVIALVATFMIMVIILAVLAMIVVKALTHSPWGTYTVAFTIPLALFMGIYIRYLRPGRIGEVSVIGLVFLVFAIISGGWVAESPTWAPFFDFTGVQLTWMLVGYGFVAAVLPVWLLLAPRDYLSTFLKIGTIVGLAIGILIMRPTLTMPALTKFIDGTGPVWTGNLFPFLFITIACGAVSGFHALIASGTTPKMLANENQACLIGYGGMLMESFVAIMALVSACIIDPGVYFAMNSPMAVLAPAGTVDVVASAAQVVSGWGFAITPETLTHIANEVGEQSIISRAGGAPTLAVGMAYILHGALGGLMDVSFWYHFAILFEALFILTAVDAGTRAARFMLQDLLGVISPNLKRTDSLPANLLATALCVLAWGYFLHQGVVDPLGGINTLWPLFGIANQMLAGMALMLCAVVLFKMKRQRYAWVALVPTAWLLICTLTAGWQKAFSPDNKVGFLAIANKFQAMIDSGKIPAQYTESQLSQLVFNNRLDAGLTIFFMVVVVVLALYSLKTALAALKVDKPTAKETPYEPMPENLDEIVTQAKGAH